From the Malus domestica chromosome 17, GDT2T_hap1 genome, one window contains:
- the LOC139193336 gene encoding G-type lectin S-receptor-like serine/threonine-protein kinase At2g19130: MEFPWRLTPSKQANLFVEAKHSPLQVTDLSWVSSHQSFDHPTDTWLPGAKLGYNKLTKEKLILTPWRNPQNSAPGIFSLEIEQAGSRAFLFRNGSAISIWDWQGDNHYCFYCQVNLNSVVNENESSLTYVPIDPNSFVRYKLLNGLLKFYNGSETIDTWGALGQCTNDVSCGAFSICDSQNLPHCRCLEGFEPKSQKIGNLEVKSIEECRLACSRDCSITAFAYNNDCKIWKGDIFNLNQLPYSVTKLMDGIKIHIRVADSTNKVKRKTTWIAIVVFVGFLSISTILIAFFKRKRSKGTSAIVQDSLVLFKYRDLRKATKNF, from the exons ATGGAATTTCCATGGCGTCTGACACCATCTAAGCAGGCCAATCTCTTTGTGGAAGCCAAACACTCACCTCTCCAGGTGACAGATTTGAGCTGGGTTTCTTCACACCAG AGTTTTGATCACCCCACTGACACTTGGCTTCCAGGTGCCAAGCTTGGATATAATAAGCTTACCAAGGAAAAACTAATCCTTACTCCCTGGAGAAACCCACAAAATTCAGCCCCTGGAATATTTTCACTTGAGATAGAACAAGCTGGAAGCAGGGCTTTCTTATTTCGAAATGGTTCCGCCATTAGTATTTGGGATTGGCAAGGTGACAATCATTACTGCTTTTATTGTCAAGTGAATTTGAATTCTGTTGTAAATGAGAATGAAAGCTCTTTAACTTATGTTCCCATCGATCCTAATTCATTTGTGAGATATAAACTTTTGAATGGTCTACTCAAGTTTTATAACGGCAGTGAGACAATAGACACTTGGGGTGCTCTTGGACAATGTACTAACGATGTTTCGTGTGGTGCTTTTAGTATCTGTGACTCTCAGAATTTGCCTCATTGTCGATGCTTGGAAGGATTTGAACCAAAATCCCAGAAGATTGGGAATTTGGAG GTTAAAAGCATTGAGGAATGTAGATTAGCATGCTCAAGAGATTGCTCGATCACTGCCTTCGCTTACAATAACGACTGTAAGATTTGGAAGGGGGATATATTCAATCTGAATCAACTACCATACTCTGTAACTAAACTAATGGATGGCATAAAAATTCATATACGAGTTGCAGATTCTACCAACAAGGTTAAGAGAAAGACTACTTGGATTGCTATTGTAGTATTTGTGGGGTTCCTTTCAATCTCAACGATTCTCATTGCATTTTTCAAAAGGAAGCGGTCAAAAGGAACATCGGCAATAGTTCAGGATTCCTTGGTGTTGTTCAAGTATAGAGATTTAAGAAAAGCAACTAAGAACTTCTAA
- the LOC103404968 gene encoding mitochondrial pyruvate carrier 4-like, protein MANPKLRALWNHPAGPKTIHFWAPTFKWGLTIANILDSAKPPEKLSYPQQSALASTGLIWARYSAVITPKNWNLLSVSFAMSVTAMYQLSRKIQHDLSTKNQEVAAEE, encoded by the exons ATGGCAAATCCCAAGCTGCGAGCACTTTGGAACCACCCAGCTGGCCCTAAAACTA TCCATTTCTGGGCCCCAACATTTAAATGGGGTCTAACCATTGCAAATATTCTCGACTCAGCAAAACCACCAGAGAAACTATCCTATCCTCAGCAATCAG CCCTTGCATCCACCGGACTTATATGGGCAAGATACAGCGCAGTAATTACACCA AAGAATTGGAATCTTTTGAGTGTTAGTTTCGCGATGTCTGTAACCGCTATGTATCAACTTTCGCGTAAAATTCA GCATGACTTATCCACCAAAAACCAAGAAGTTGCTGCAGAAGAATGA